The Clostridium sp. 'White wine YQ' genome contains a region encoding:
- a CDS encoding bifunctional 4-hydroxy-2-oxoglutarate aldolase/2-dehydro-3-deoxy-phosphogluconate aldolase: MKTQEEVLNSILNKKLVAVVRGENLEEGKNIITASKDAGITSIEITYTNKDASELIKNFIKDENLCVGAGTVTNIQIAKEAIESGATFIVGPNFDEEIAEYCNNKEILYIPGCITPSEIIKAQKYECKMVKIFPGDLVGPKFIKAIKTPIPSIKYMVTGGVNLENMEEWIKAGADALGIGSVLTENTNLEYHNIVNKAKAFCNKIK; this comes from the coding sequence GTGAAAACCCAAGAAGAAGTTTTAAATTCAATTCTAAATAAAAAACTTGTAGCTGTTGTTAGAGGTGAAAATTTAGAAGAAGGAAAAAATATTATCACAGCCTCAAAGGACGCAGGAATAACATCAATTGAAATTACTTATACAAATAAAGATGCATCTGAACTTATTAAAAATTTTATTAAGGATGAGAATTTATGTGTCGGAGCAGGAACTGTAACTAATATTCAAATAGCAAAAGAAGCAATAGAAAGCGGAGCAACATTTATAGTTGGCCCAAACTTCGATGAAGAAATAGCAGAATACTGTAATAATAAAGAAATATTATATATTCCAGGGTGTATTACTCCTAGTGAAATAATTAAAGCACAAAAATATGAATGCAAAATGGTAAAAATATTTCCAGGAGATTTGGTAGGACCCAAATTCATAAAAGCAATTAAAACGCCTATTCCAAGTATTAAATACATGGTTACTGGTGGGGTAAATCTAGAAAACATGGAAGAGTGGATAAAGGCTGGAGCAGATGCCTTGGGTATAGGAAGTGTTTTAACTGAAAATACGAATCTCGAATACCACAACATAGTAAACAAAGCAAAAGCTTTCTGTAACAAGATTAAATAA
- the uxuA gene encoding mannonate dehydratase — MKMVFRWYGEEDPVTLKYIKQVPCISGIVSALYNVQVGEAWPLSKIEELKKRVESKGLGFEVIESVPVHEDIKLGLPTRDRYIENYKETIRNLSKMGIKVICYNFMPVFDWTRSQLDKVLDDESTTLVYYKEQIKDMNPLDGSLSLPGWDSSYKLDELQDLFEKYSNITEEKLWENLEYFLKQIVPVAEQNGIKMAIHPDDPPWPIFGLPRIITGEKALERLVKIYDSPSNGLTICTGSLGASKDNDVVKIIEKFTPLGKVHFVHARNVKLLEDGSFEESAHLSKCGSLDMTEILKALYEGGFTGYIRPDHGRMIWGETGKAGYGLYDRALGAMYLTGIWEAIKK; from the coding sequence ATGAAGATGGTATTTAGATGGTACGGTGAAGAAGATCCTGTAACCCTTAAGTACATCAAACAAGTTCCTTGTATTTCTGGAATTGTAAGTGCACTATATAACGTGCAGGTAGGTGAAGCCTGGCCACTGAGTAAAATTGAAGAGCTTAAGAAAAGAGTAGAAAGTAAAGGCTTGGGTTTTGAAGTAATAGAAAGTGTGCCAGTCCATGAGGATATTAAATTAGGATTACCAACTAGAGATAGGTATATAGAGAACTATAAGGAAACAATTAGGAATTTATCTAAAATGGGTATTAAGGTTATTTGTTATAATTTTATGCCGGTGTTTGATTGGACTAGAAGTCAATTAGATAAAGTTTTGGATGATGAATCTACAACCCTTGTTTACTATAAAGAACAAATCAAAGATATGAACCCTTTAGATGGAAGCTTATCACTGCCAGGGTGGGATTCCTCATATAAACTGGATGAGCTGCAAGACTTGTTTGAGAAGTATTCAAATATTACAGAAGAAAAGTTATGGGAAAATCTTGAGTATTTCTTAAAACAAATAGTACCAGTTGCAGAACAAAATGGTATAAAGATGGCAATACATCCGGATGATCCACCTTGGCCAATATTTGGATTGCCTAGGATAATAACTGGCGAAAAAGCACTAGAGAGGCTTGTGAAGATATATGATAGTCCTAGCAATGGATTGACCATATGCACAGGATCGTTAGGAGCATCAAAAGATAATGATGTAGTTAAAATAATTGAGAAGTTTACACCATTAGGAAAGGTACATTTTGTACATGCTAGAAATGTTAAACTATTAGAAGACGGAAGTTTCGAAGAATCAGCTCATTTATCAAAATGTGGGTCACTTGATATGACAGAGATATTAAAAGCTCTTTATGAAGGAGGTTTTACTGGATATATTAGACCAGACCATGGAAGAATGATATGGGGCGAAACAGGCAAGGCAGGATATGGACTATATGACAGAGCTTTAGGAGCAATGTATTTGACAGGAATATGGGAAGCAATAAAGAAGTAG
- the celB gene encoding PTS cellobiose transporter subunit IIC: MGNKFINFLEEKVMPIAAVIANQRHIRALRDGLAITMPLIIIGSIFMILGNVPVPAFNDFINHIFGNGFTAKLLYPTRVTFDIVGMLAVFSVSYQIAKDQDVDGLSAGAVSLAAFLLLIPVQNINAKLSDGTALNLGKTWQTANMGAGGLLVAIFTAIIATEIFVFVIKKNWVVKMPESVPPAVAKSFAAITPGLIIITLFFLIRLGFEATKFTTVFSFITQFVGAPLSKVGLSFGGMIVTVFLYMFFWSLGIHGTRVVFGVMDSVLLPAMDQNRAALEAGQHLPNIITKQFYDNFVNIGGCGAAIGLVIAILIVGRSKQLKTLSKLALAPAIFNISEPIIFGVPIVMNPIMMIPFILSNLSIAILTYVAMALNLVSRPAGIAIPWTIPAPISGFLATNGDWRAIILQLLAIALSVVIYLPFVKVWDKQKVHEENMLDEAEAV; encoded by the coding sequence ATGGGAAATAAATTTATTAACTTTTTAGAAGAAAAAGTAATGCCAATAGCAGCTGTAATAGCTAATCAAAGACATATTAGAGCATTACGTGATGGTTTGGCAATAACGATGCCACTTATCATCATAGGATCAATATTCATGATTTTAGGTAACGTACCTGTACCTGCATTCAATGATTTTATAAATCATATATTCGGAAATGGGTTTACAGCTAAGTTACTATATCCTACACGTGTAACTTTCGATATAGTTGGTATGCTTGCAGTATTCTCTGTATCTTATCAGATAGCAAAAGATCAGGATGTAGATGGTCTTTCAGCTGGTGCAGTTTCACTTGCAGCATTTTTATTACTAATTCCAGTACAAAATATTAATGCAAAATTAAGTGATGGTACAGCTTTAAACTTAGGTAAAACATGGCAAACAGCTAACATGGGAGCCGGCGGCTTACTAGTTGCAATATTCACAGCTATTATAGCTACAGAGATATTTGTATTTGTAATTAAAAAGAACTGGGTTGTTAAAATGCCAGAATCAGTTCCACCAGCAGTAGCAAAATCTTTCGCAGCAATTACTCCAGGATTAATAATAATAACATTATTCTTCTTAATTCGTTTAGGATTTGAAGCTACTAAGTTCACTACAGTATTTTCATTTATAACTCAATTCGTTGGAGCTCCATTATCAAAAGTAGGATTATCCTTCGGAGGAATGATAGTTACAGTATTCTTATATATGTTCTTCTGGTCATTAGGTATACATGGTACTCGTGTTGTTTTCGGAGTTATGGATTCAGTTTTATTACCAGCAATGGATCAAAACAGAGCAGCATTAGAAGCAGGACAACATCTTCCAAACATTATTACAAAGCAATTCTACGATAACTTTGTTAATATAGGTGGATGTGGAGCAGCTATAGGTTTAGTTATTGCGATACTAATAGTAGGAAGATCTAAACAGCTAAAAACATTAAGTAAATTAGCACTTGCACCAGCAATATTTAATATATCAGAACCAATAATATTTGGTGTTCCAATAGTTATGAACCCAATTATGATGATTCCATTTATATTATCAAACCTTTCAATTGCAATATTAACATATGTAGCAATGGCATTAAATCTTGTAAGCAGACCAGCAGGTATAGCTATTCCTTGGACAATTCCAGCACCGATATCTGGATTCCTAGCAACAAATGGTGACTGGAGAGCAATAATTCTTCAATTATTAGCAATAGCATTATCAGTTGTAATATACTTACCATTCGTAAAAGTTTGGGATAAACAAAAGGTTCACGAAGAAAATATGCTAGATGAAGCAGAAGCAGTATAA
- a CDS encoding 6-phospho-beta-glucosidase, with product MKKKELKIVTIGGGSSYTPELIEGYIKRKDELPIKEIWLVDIEDGREKLEIVGAMAQRMVKAAGLDWKVYLTLDRREALKDADFVSTQFRVGLLDARIKDERIPLSHGILGQETNGAGGMFKAFRTIPVILDIIKDMKELCPNAWLVNFTNPSGMVTEAAIKHGGWDRTVGLCNVPIGAMRTAEQVLGATEKELTFKFAGLNHFHWHRVWDNEGNERTKEVLQKVYDPNSTIEVEEVKNIKKTPFNYEQLLDLGIIPCAYHRYYYISDDMLNHSLEDFSKGETRAEVVKKTEAELFELYKDPKLDYKPEQLTKRGGTHYSDAACELIASIYNDKKTNMVVSTKNNGAIDDLPYDSIVEVTSTITASGPIPLNWGKFEPGARGMVQIMKAMEELTIEAAITGDYNKALHAFTINPLVPSGKIAKELLDEMLIAHKKHLPQFAEKIKEIENR from the coding sequence ATGAAAAAGAAAGAATTAAAAATAGTGACAATTGGAGGAGGCTCAAGTTATACTCCAGAACTTATTGAAGGATATATCAAAAGAAAGGACGAGCTTCCAATAAAAGAAATTTGGCTAGTAGATATTGAGGATGGAAGAGAAAAGCTAGAGATTGTTGGTGCAATGGCCCAAAGAATGGTTAAGGCAGCAGGGCTTGATTGGAAAGTATATTTAACATTGGATAGAAGAGAAGCATTAAAAGATGCAGATTTTGTATCAACTCAATTTAGAGTAGGACTTCTTGATGCTAGAATCAAGGATGAAAGAATTCCTTTAAGCCATGGAATATTAGGACAAGAAACTAATGGAGCAGGAGGAATGTTTAAAGCTTTTAGAACAATTCCTGTAATTCTAGATATAATTAAAGATATGAAAGAGTTATGTCCTAATGCTTGGCTTGTTAACTTTACAAACCCATCAGGAATGGTTACAGAAGCAGCCATAAAACATGGAGGTTGGGACAGAACCGTAGGACTATGTAATGTGCCAATAGGTGCAATGAGAACTGCTGAGCAAGTTTTAGGAGCTACTGAAAAAGAGCTAACATTCAAGTTTGCAGGGCTAAATCATTTCCATTGGCATAGAGTGTGGGATAATGAAGGAAATGAAAGAACTAAAGAAGTATTACAGAAGGTATATGATCCAAACTCTACTATAGAAGTAGAGGAAGTAAAAAATATAAAGAAAACTCCATTTAATTATGAACAACTTTTAGACTTAGGAATAATACCATGTGCATATCATAGATATTATTATATTTCTGATGATATGTTAAACCATTCTCTTGAAGATTTTAGTAAGGGAGAGACTAGAGCTGAGGTTGTTAAAAAGACTGAAGCAGAATTATTTGAACTTTATAAAGATCCAAAGCTTGATTATAAACCAGAACAATTAACCAAGAGAGGTGGAACTCATTATAGTGATGCAGCGTGTGAGCTTATAGCATCAATATATAATGATAAGAAAACCAATATGGTTGTAAGTACTAAAAATAATGGAGCCATTGATGATCTTCCATACGATTCAATAGTAGAAGTTACTAGTACAATAACAGCAAGTGGTCCAATTCCTTTAAATTGGGGCAAGTTTGAACCAGGGGCTAGAGGAATGGTACAAATTATGAAGGCAATGGAGGAACTTACTATAGAGGCAGCTATAACAGGAGATTATAATAAAGCACTTCATGCATTTACAATTAATCCATTAGTTCCAAGTGGAAAAATAGCAAAAGAATTATTAGATGAAATGCTTATTGCTCATAAAAAACATTTACCTCAATTTGCAGAGAAAATTAAAGAAATAGAAAATAGATAA
- a CDS encoding PTS sugar transporter subunit IIB, whose protein sequence is MNILLICSAGMSTSLLVTKMKKAAEEKGIEAEIWAVSTDAVDRNLPKADVALIGPQIRFQLKVLKEKGAKIGVPVDVIDSVDYGMCNGPKVLAKAMKMIEENK, encoded by the coding sequence ATGAATATATTATTAATTTGTTCAGCTGGTATGTCAACAAGTCTATTAGTAACTAAAATGAAAAAAGCAGCAGAGGAAAAAGGAATAGAAGCAGAAATTTGGGCTGTATCTACTGATGCAGTAGATAGAAACCTTCCAAAAGCTGATGTAGCATTAATTGGACCACAAATAAGATTCCAATTAAAAGTTCTAAAAGAAAAAGGAGCAAAGATTGGAGTTCCAGTAGATGTAATTGATTCTGTAGATTATGGTATGTGTAATGGTCCTAAAGTTTTAGCTAAAGCTATGAAAATGATAGAAGAAAACAAATAG
- a CDS encoding PTS lactose/cellobiose transporter subunit IIA — protein MDYQDIVFQIIVSGGDAKSYAMSAIRAAKEGQIDEAKKHLESCGEALEKAHNIQTSLIQDEAAGNSKEVTLLMVHAQDHFMNAMTVRDLAQEIIDVYEVVLELKEKINVC, from the coding sequence ATGGACTATCAAGATATAGTATTTCAAATTATAGTTAGTGGCGGAGATGCAAAAAGTTATGCGATGAGTGCCATAAGAGCAGCAAAAGAAGGACAAATTGATGAAGCAAAAAAACATTTGGAGAGCTGTGGTGAGGCATTAGAGAAAGCACACAATATTCAAACAAGTCTAATCCAGGATGAGGCAGCAGGAAATTCTAAAGAGGTTACTCTTCTTATGGTACATGCACAAGATCATTTTATGAATGCAATGACAGTAAGAGACTTAGCTCAAGAGATTATTGATGTGTATGAAGTTGTGTTAGAACTAAAAGAAAAAATAAATGTGTGTTAG
- a CDS encoding amino acid permease: MNIFKKKTLEQILEGANKTGLKKNLKARDIAALGIGAVVGVGIFVATGEGAHVAGPAVIVSFIIAAIVACLCGLSYTELSTMFPVAGSTYSYAYITFGEIIAMVIGWCLTAEYLVACSAVASGWSGTFLGILSNLGITLPTALTASPSKGGIVDLPAILIIAVITIMLCYGMKESARVNNIMVGIKICIILLFVILGSSHINVANYKPFIPFGWKGVFAGTATIFFSYIGFDAISTAAEEAENPKRDIPLGLIMCLVVVSFLYISVAFVLTGMVPFKEIISENAVPGALARVGINWGSALVGTGAIIGMISTILAVLYGQVRVFMVMSRDGLLPKMFSKVHKTHKTPYISTIITGTVAAIIAGFLPLDLIVQFLSIGTLLSFIVVSLAVITLRIKMPNFKRIFRCPGVPFTPVITIICCIYLLSRLHLKTWIGFIIWLIIGMIVYFTYGRKHSVLQNEDK, from the coding sequence ATGAACATATTTAAGAAAAAAACTCTCGAACAAATACTTGAGGGTGCAAATAAAACTGGTCTTAAGAAAAACTTAAAAGCTAGAGATATAGCAGCATTAGGTATTGGGGCAGTAGTAGGAGTTGGTATATTCGTAGCAACAGGAGAGGGAGCACATGTAGCAGGACCGGCTGTTATAGTATCTTTTATAATAGCAGCTATAGTAGCATGTCTATGTGGGCTTTCTTATACAGAACTTTCAACAATGTTCCCAGTTGCAGGAAGTACATACTCTTATGCATATATAACATTTGGGGAAATAATAGCTATGGTAATCGGGTGGTGTCTAACTGCTGAATATCTAGTTGCATGTAGTGCAGTTGCATCAGGATGGTCTGGAACATTCCTTGGAATATTAAGCAACTTGGGCATAACTTTACCAACAGCATTAACAGCATCTCCAAGTAAAGGCGGTATTGTAGACCTTCCAGCAATTCTTATAATAGCGGTTATAACTATAATGTTATGTTATGGAATGAAGGAAAGTGCCAGAGTAAATAATATAATGGTAGGAATCAAAATTTGCATAATTCTTTTATTTGTTATTTTAGGATCTTCACATATAAATGTAGCTAACTACAAACCATTTATCCCATTTGGATGGAAGGGTGTATTTGCGGGAACCGCAACAATATTCTTCTCATATATAGGTTTTGATGCTATATCAACAGCAGCAGAAGAAGCTGAAAACCCAAAGAGAGATATACCTTTAGGTTTAATTATGTGCCTAGTAGTTGTAAGCTTTTTATACATTTCAGTAGCCTTTGTATTAACAGGAATGGTTCCATTTAAAGAAATTATTTCTGAAAATGCAGTTCCAGGTGCTCTTGCAAGAGTAGGGATTAATTGGGGTTCAGCTTTAGTAGGAACTGGAGCTATAATTGGTATGATATCAACTATATTAGCAGTATTATATGGTCAAGTAAGAGTATTTATGGTTATGTCAAGAGATGGACTTTTACCTAAGATGTTCTCAAAAGTTCACAAGACACATAAGACTCCATATATATCTACAATAATAACTGGTACAGTAGCCGCAATCATTGCAGGTTTCTTACCTCTTGATTTGATAGTTCAATTTTTAAGCATAGGTACATTATTAAGTTTTATAGTTGTATCATTAGCAGTAATAACACTTAGAATAAAGATGCCTAACTTTAAAAGAATATTTAGATGTCCAGGAGTACCATTTACTCCAGTTATAACAATAATTTGTTGTATATATCTACTTTCAAGATTACATTTAAAAACATGGATCGGATTTATAATTTGGCTTATTATTGGTATGATTGTTTACTTCACATATGGAAGAAAGCATAGTGTACTACAAAATGAAGATAAGTAA
- the ilvD gene encoding dihydroxy-acid dehydratase, with product MLNSQEVRSIAPEMDSLRIGMGINKKDLSKPQVLIESTFGKSHPGSVHLNKLVEVAKSNFNKLDVEPYDYYGTDICDGQAQGHDGMNYSLVSREIIANLIEIHYKATPFDGGLFISSCDKGLPAHLVAIARLKIPAIVMPGGIMGSGPELLTLNQIGTYSAMFKRGEITEEKYNFYKENACPGCGACSFMGTAATMQTLTEALGLALPGAALLPARSKVIEEYAVRSSEALMTLIDKGITSKEILTKEAFENAIVVHAAIGGSTNAMLHIPAIAKQLGIEITADDFDRIHREVPYLLNVRPSGNWPADYIYHSGGIPAIMNKIKKHLNLDVITVTGKTLGENLEEFNAEKSYQVFTSMNKNIKGDEVILSVDTPINESGSVSVLRGNVAPEGCVIKHSALPKSMWKVQLTARVFDSEEDAFNAVIEKRVKPGDAVFIRYEGPRGSGMPEMFYTTEAIASDENLSSTVALITDGRFSGATRGPAIGHVSPEAASGGPIAVVEDGDIVDINIDERKINVVGIKGKILSKEEVVEIFNDRMKNLKKHEQKFKDGVLGLYTSNATSGIEGGTIY from the coding sequence ATGTTGAATTCACAAGAAGTTAGATCAATAGCTCCAGAAATGGATTCATTAAGAATTGGAATGGGGATAAATAAAAAAGATCTTTCTAAACCTCAAGTGCTAATAGAAAGTACCTTCGGGAAAAGTCATCCAGGAAGCGTACACCTTAATAAATTAGTTGAAGTAGCAAAAAGTAATTTTAATAAATTAGATGTGGAACCCTATGATTATTATGGAACAGATATATGCGATGGTCAGGCTCAAGGGCATGATGGAATGAATTATTCGTTAGTATCTAGAGAAATAATAGCCAACTTAATTGAGATACATTATAAAGCAACTCCTTTTGATGGTGGATTATTCATATCAAGTTGTGACAAAGGTCTACCTGCACATTTAGTTGCAATCGCAAGGCTTAAAATTCCGGCGATAGTAATGCCAGGCGGAATAATGGGATCAGGGCCAGAACTTCTTACTCTAAATCAAATTGGAACCTACAGTGCAATGTTTAAAAGAGGAGAAATTACTGAAGAAAAATATAACTTTTATAAGGAAAATGCATGTCCGGGTTGTGGTGCATGTTCATTTATGGGAACAGCAGCTACAATGCAAACGTTGACCGAAGCATTAGGTCTTGCATTACCTGGGGCAGCATTGCTTCCAGCAAGATCAAAAGTTATTGAAGAATATGCAGTAAGATCTTCAGAAGCATTGATGACATTAATTGATAAAGGAATAACCTCAAAGGAAATATTAACAAAAGAGGCTTTTGAAAATGCAATAGTTGTTCATGCCGCAATTGGAGGATCAACCAATGCGATGCTTCATATTCCAGCAATTGCAAAGCAATTAGGCATTGAAATAACAGCAGATGATTTTGATAGAATTCACAGAGAAGTACCATATTTACTTAATGTAAGACCAAGTGGAAACTGGCCAGCAGATTATATTTATCATAGTGGAGGAATACCTGCCATTATGAACAAGATAAAGAAACATCTAAACCTTGATGTTATAACGGTTACAGGAAAAACCTTAGGTGAAAATCTAGAGGAATTTAATGCAGAAAAAAGTTATCAAGTATTTACTTCAATGAACAAAAATATTAAAGGTGATGAAGTTATCTTAAGCGTAGACACACCAATTAATGAAAGTGGCTCTGTGTCAGTGTTAAGGGGGAATGTAGCGCCAGAAGGTTGTGTAATAAAACACTCAGCATTACCAAAATCTATGTGGAAAGTACAATTAACTGCTAGAGTATTTGACAGTGAAGAAGATGCATTTAATGCTGTAATAGAAAAACGTGTTAAGCCAGGAGATGCGGTATTCATTAGATATGAAGGACCTCGTGGAAGTGGTATGCCAGAAATGTTTTATACAACAGAAGCAATAGCCTCTGACGAAAATTTGAGTTCAACAGTTGCTCTCATAACTGACGGAAGATTTTCAGGGGCAACAAGAGGGCCAGCCATAGGACATGTGTCTCCGGAAGCAGCAAGCGGAGGCCCAATAGCAGTAGTTGAAGATGGAGATATAGTCGATATAAATATTGATGAAAGAAAAATTAATGTTGTTGGTATTAAGGGAAAGATACTATCTAAAGAAGAGGTAGTAGAAATATTTAATGATAGAATGAAAAACTTAAAGAAACATGAACAAAAATTTAAAGATGGAGTTTTAGGATTATATACATCAAATGCCACTTCAGGAATTGAAGGCGGAACAATTTATTAA
- a CDS encoding glycoside hydrolase family 1 protein, translating to MSNKKVYELPKDFFVGAAVSAWQTEGWSGKKDGQDSYMDLWYKSTPELWHDGYGPTIATDFYNRYKEDVQLMKKVGLQSFRTSIDWSRFIINYETVEVNEEAAEYYDNLIDELIANGIEPMICLEHYELPAQLFLNHGGWGSKHVVELYVKYAEEVFKRYSHKVKKWFTFNEPIVVQTRIFLDSIRYPFKQDTQTAMQWNYNKILATAKVINVFKEGGYNKDGGKIGVILNPDVCYPRSSAKHDVEAADKFDLFFNRIFLDPSIKGEVPAELISILKEHNCCFEYTEEELKIIKNNTIDVLGVNIYAPTRVKARNEAWNPNVPFHPSYFFDKHELQGRKMNPFRGWEIYPKVMYDFAIRMKEEYGNIEWFIAENGMGVENEHRYKNEAGVIQDDYRIEFISDHLRWLLKGIEEGSNCTGYMLWAFTDNVSPQNAFKNRYGLVEINLEDNRNRKIKKSGEWYKKLSEERKFEFDDFNFEYK from the coding sequence ATGAGTAATAAAAAAGTATATGAATTGCCAAAGGATTTCTTTGTAGGAGCTGCAGTATCAGCTTGGCAAACAGAAGGCTGGTCAGGAAAAAAAGATGGACAAGATTCATACATGGATCTTTGGTATAAATCAACACCTGAGTTATGGCATGATGGATATGGTCCAACAATCGCAACAGATTTTTATAATAGATACAAAGAAGATGTTCAATTGATGAAGAAGGTTGGATTGCAAAGTTTTAGAACATCTATAGATTGGTCTAGGTTTATAATTAATTATGAAACTGTTGAGGTAAACGAGGAAGCAGCTGAGTATTATGATAATCTAATTGATGAATTAATTGCAAACGGAATTGAACCGATGATTTGCTTAGAGCATTATGAATTACCAGCACAATTGTTTTTAAATCACGGTGGTTGGGGATCAAAGCACGTTGTTGAACTATATGTAAAGTATGCAGAAGAAGTGTTTAAGAGATATAGTCATAAGGTTAAAAAATGGTTTACTTTTAACGAACCAATTGTAGTTCAAACAAGAATATTCCTAGATAGTATTAGATATCCATTTAAACAAGATACTCAAACTGCTATGCAATGGAACTACAATAAAATACTAGCTACAGCAAAAGTTATTAATGTTTTTAAAGAAGGTGGATACAATAAGGATGGAGGAAAGATAGGTGTTATCTTAAATCCTGATGTATGCTATCCTAGATCTTCAGCAAAGCATGACGTAGAAGCTGCTGATAAGTTTGATTTATTCTTTAATAGAATTTTCTTAGATCCTTCAATTAAAGGAGAAGTTCCAGCAGAGTTAATTTCAATATTAAAGGAACATAACTGTTGCTTTGAGTATACAGAAGAGGAACTTAAAATTATTAAAAATAATACTATTGATGTATTAGGAGTAAATATATACGCACCAACAAGAGTTAAGGCAAGAAATGAAGCTTGGAATCCTAATGTTCCATTCCATCCATCATATTTCTTTGATAAACATGAGCTTCAAGGAAGAAAGATGAATCCATTTAGAGGATGGGAAATATATCCTAAAGTAATGTATGATTTTGCAATTAGAATGAAAGAAGAATACGGAAATATTGAATGGTTCATTGCTGAAAATGGAATGGGAGTAGAAAATGAACATCGATACAAGAATGAAGCTGGAGTAATCCAAGATGATTATAGAATTGAATTTATTTCTGATCACTTAAGATGGCTTCTAAAAGGTATTGAAGAAGGGTCAAACTGTACAGGATATATGCTTTGGGCATTTACTGATAATGTATCTCCACAAAATGCATTCAAAAATAGATATGGATTGGTAGAGATAAACTTAGAAGATAACAGAAACAGAAAGATTAAAAAATCTGGTGAATGGTATAAAAAACTTAGTGAAGAAAGAAAATTTGAATTTGATGATTTTAACTTTGAATATAAATAA
- a CDS encoding sugar kinase, with the protein MERFLAFGEVLIRYTNKDNNIYSNGNLVEYFYGGSEANIAATLSGLGLETSILSAIPKNNMCDDIVRHFKGLGVNTKYILRNGEKMGFYFTERGTGVRGDSVIYDRKNSAFSKLTVEEIDTQEVLKDITWFHFSGITAAVSEGVREILKKLVLKAKDNKITISMDLNYRSKMWGIKEAKDFLSEIAPYVDICFGIEPIKGSDDDYDLFNRDEASTQDIEDRMKLLKDRYKFKYIFHTERKNDSENSNSYKAYAYSDKLYESKTLKTNMIERVGSGDAFVSGIIYGLINNYSLKETIDFGVASAALKCTIKGDHMIVSENSIKEIGNMKIAINR; encoded by the coding sequence ATGGAGAGATTCTTAGCTTTCGGAGAGGTATTAATAAGATATACCAACAAAGATAACAATATATATTCAAATGGAAATCTAGTGGAATACTTTTATGGGGGTTCTGAAGCAAATATAGCAGCAACACTTTCAGGACTTGGACTTGAAACATCAATATTATCAGCTATTCCAAAGAACAATATGTGTGATGATATAGTTAGACATTTTAAAGGATTAGGTGTTAATACGAAATATATACTAAGAAATGGAGAAAAGATGGGTTTCTACTTTACTGAACGAGGTACAGGGGTAAGAGGAGATTCTGTTATATATGACAGAAAAAACTCAGCCTTCTCAAAACTTACAGTAGAAGAAATAGATACTCAAGAAGTCCTAAAAGATATTACCTGGTTTCATTTCAGCGGAATAACAGCAGCAGTAAGTGAAGGCGTAAGAGAAATACTAAAGAAATTAGTACTTAAGGCAAAAGATAATAAGATTACTATCTCTATGGATTTAAATTATAGATCCAAGATGTGGGGAATTAAAGAGGCGAAGGATTTCTTAAGTGAAATAGCCCCATATGTAGATATTTGTTTTGGAATAGAACCAATAAAGGGATCAGATGATGATTATGATTTATTTAATAGAGATGAAGCAAGTACACAAGACATCGAAGATAGAATGAAATTATTAAAAGACAGATATAAATTCAAATATATTTTCCATACAGAAAGAAAAAATGACTCGGAAAATAGCAATTCATATAAAGCTTATGCATATTCTGATAAACTCTATGAATCCAAAACACTTAAAACTAACATGATAGAGAGAGTTGGAAGTGGAGATGCATTTGTATCAGGAATAATTTATGGATTAATTAATAATTACTCACTTAAAGAAACAATAGATTTCGGGGTAGCAAGCGCAGCTCTTAAATGTACTATCAAGGGAGATCACATGATTGTTTCGGAAAATAGCATAAAAGAGATAGGCAATATGAAGATAGCGATTAATAGATAG